In Mongoliitalea daihaiensis, one DNA window encodes the following:
- a CDS encoding STAS domain-containing protein, which yields MLKIDIQLEQQIHLLILRGEIDASNSVDLDGAIQSILLQDCSVILVDGSALDYISSAGLGVFMSYLDEFQEKGIQIYIFGLAPKVFQVFEILGLDKLIRIRPTKEDVLALVE from the coding sequence ATGTTAAAAATTGATATTCAGTTAGAGCAGCAAATTCATCTTCTCATATTACGGGGGGAGATAGATGCCAGTAACTCGGTGGACCTAGATGGCGCAATCCAGTCTATCCTTTTACAAGATTGCTCCGTTATATTGGTAGATGGTAGCGCGTTGGATTATATTTCATCAGCAGGATTAGGAGTATTTATGTCCTATTTAGATGAATTTCAAGAAAAAGGAATACAGATTTATATATTTGGTCTTGCGCCCAAAGTATTTCAAGTCTTTGAAATATTGGGACTAGATAAGTTGATAAGAATTCGTCCGACTAAAGAAGATGTCTTGGCACTAGTAGAATGA